In a single window of the Campylobacter fetus subsp. testudinum 03-427 genome:
- the dksA gene encoding DnaK suppressor protein (Pfam match to PF01258.13 zf-dskA_traR), protein MRQSDLEFFKNLLEERKIQINKNILDAADEINGLRQSGASDEFDFASINADAILEHSISAKQRSELNEIDESLKKIANNTYGICDMCEDEIDIERLKVKPNAKYCITCREIIEKNNKNKDMQ, encoded by the coding sequence ATGAGACAAAGCGACTTAGAGTTTTTTAAAAATCTTCTTGAAGAACGTAAAATTCAGATCAACAAAAACATACTTGACGCAGCAGACGAGATAAACGGCTTACGACAAAGCGGTGCTAGCGATGAGTTTGATTTTGCAAGCATAAACGCCGATGCGATACTAGAACATTCGATATCTGCTAAGCAAAGATCTGAATTAAACGAAATAGACGAGTCTTTGAAAAAGATTGCAAATAACACTTATGGAATTTGCGATATGTGCGAAGATGAGATAGATATAGAGCGACTTAAAGTAAAACCTAATGCAAAATACTGTATAACTTGTCGCGAAATCATAGAAAAAAATAATAAAAATAAGGATATGCAATGA
- a CDS encoding putative membrane protein, with protein sequence MKTRRYIFYSVVYIAVVWVMTFSFINQDFSVNVFEYNINLPIATWIILPIALFALLSILHMSYYGFKNFLDARAVKNDLQLYNTLAKEIYLGLESNKDFKTDLFLSPSEITKSLSPWVDLGEPNLKNEELKSAYELSKKVKNGEACDIKKFKILKTNPLFIQNEKNKIKADYKYAITLISSKNEINDAIYKEAYNALINFASYIELCKFNFAYTNDDIFSLVKRYVKNENFEIASSDLFNMINKNEFSCDEYIKLAILLKTKLDPDKLISMLDRLKNEHSNAMEAYLYILYDLQMLDKLRESLASIEHGDFDKIKTLLFLRESGKLAPIDMFYK encoded by the coding sequence ATGAAAACAAGAAGATATATATTTTATTCTGTTGTATATATAGCTGTAGTATGGGTAATGACATTTTCATTTATCAACCAAGACTTTAGCGTTAATGTATTTGAGTACAATATAAACTTACCTATAGCAACATGGATCATTCTGCCTATAGCATTGTTTGCGCTACTTAGCATACTTCATATGAGTTATTACGGTTTTAAAAACTTTTTAGACGCAAGAGCAGTTAAAAATGATCTACAGCTTTATAATACTTTAGCAAAAGAGATATATCTAGGTCTTGAATCAAATAAAGATTTTAAAACAGATCTATTTTTAAGTCCTAGCGAAATCACAAAATCACTCTCTCCTTGGGTGGATCTTGGTGAGCCAAATTTAAAAAACGAGGAGTTAAAATCTGCTTATGAATTATCTAAAAAAGTTAAAAACGGCGAGGCTTGCGATATAAAAAAATTTAAAATATTAAAAACAAACCCTCTATTTATACAAAATGAAAAAAACAAAATAAAAGCTGATTATAAATACGCCATAACTTTGATCTCTAGCAAAAATGAGATAAACGACGCGATTTATAAAGAAGCTTATAATGCGCTTATAAACTTTGCGAGCTATATCGAACTTTGTAAATTTAACTTTGCTTATACGAATGATGATATATTTAGCCTTGTAAAAAGATATGTTAAAAATGAAAATTTTGAAATTGCAAGTTCTGATCTATTTAATATGATAAACAAAAACGAATTTAGCTGTGATGAGTATATCAAGCTAGCTATTCTTCTAAAAACAAAACTTGATCCAGATAAACTTATATCGATGCTTGATAGGCTAAAAAACGAGCATTCAAATGCTATGGAAGCGTATTTATACATACTTTATGACTTGCAAATGCTAGATAAGCTAAGAGAGAGTTTAGCTTCTATAGAGCATGGGGATTTTGATAAGATAAAAACATTACTATTTTTAAGAGAAAGTGGAAAATTAGCTCCGATAGATATGTTTTATAAATGA
- the dusB gene encoding tRNA-dihydrouridine synthase B (Pfam match to PF01207.13 Dus) produces the protein MIDFSSKPLFLAPLAGFSDLPLRGIVKKFGCDVTVSEMISSNALVYENNKTVSMIEKNPLETPYIVQLAGNGSKIIEQAVQILNDIDGIDGIDLNCGCPVPKVVKQNAGSALLNDIKTLCEIVETIKKTSKKHYTSVKIRLGFNNKTVHNIAKDIENAGADFICVHGRTRAGGYSAKVDYEAIGLVKQSVSIPVIANGDINAKNADEILQLTSCDGVMIGRASIGNPWIFYEIKHKKTVDKNIKKQIILEHFNEMLNYYGEHGIGIFRKHLHEYSKGIDGASSFRNEINHISNPDDMLKILHSFFK, from the coding sequence ATGATAGATTTTAGTTCAAAACCGCTATTTTTAGCGCCTTTGGCAGGTTTTTCAGACCTGCCTCTTAGAGGGATTGTAAAAAAATTTGGCTGCGATGTTACAGTAAGTGAGATGATAAGCTCAAACGCTTTAGTATATGAAAATAACAAAACAGTTTCGATGATAGAAAAAAATCCCTTAGAAACACCATATATAGTACAATTAGCCGGAAACGGCTCTAAGATCATCGAACAAGCAGTTCAAATTTTAAATGATATCGACGGAATCGACGGAATCGATCTAAACTGTGGCTGCCCTGTTCCAAAAGTTGTAAAACAAAATGCAGGATCTGCTCTATTAAATGATATAAAAACACTATGTGAAATAGTAGAAACTATCAAAAAAACATCAAAAAAACACTACACTTCAGTCAAAATACGCCTTGGATTTAACAACAAAACCGTACATAATATAGCAAAAGATATAGAAAATGCGGGGGCTGATTTCATCTGCGTTCATGGTAGAACAAGAGCTGGAGGATACAGTGCTAAGGTCGATTATGAAGCTATAGGCTTAGTCAAGCAAAGCGTGTCTATACCAGTCATTGCAAACGGCGATATAAATGCAAAAAATGCAGATGAAATACTACAACTCACTAGCTGTGATGGGGTCATGATAGGCAGAGCAAGTATAGGAAATCCTTGGATATTTTATGAGATAAAGCATAAAAAAACAGTAGATAAAAATATTAAAAAACAGATTATTTTAGAGCATTTTAACGAAATGCTGAATTATTACGGTGAGCACGGCATAGGAATATTTAGAAAACATCTACATGAATACTCAAAAGGTATAGATGGAGCAAGTTCATTTAGGAATGAGATAAATCACATCTCAAATCCTGATGATATGCTAAAAATCTTACACTCATTCTTTAAGTAA